One window of the Trifolium pratense cultivar HEN17-A07 linkage group LG2, ARS_RC_1.1, whole genome shotgun sequence genome contains the following:
- the LOC123911392 gene encoding probable aquaporin TIP2-2, with product MVKITFGTFDDSFSIASIKAYLSEFIATLIFVFAGVGSAIAYNELTSDAALDPAGLVAVAVAHGFALFVGVAIAANISGGHLNPAVTFGLAIGGNITILTGFFYWIAQLLGSIVASLLLSYVTSKSVPTHGVAAGLNPIAGLVFEIVITFGLVYTVYATAADPKKGSLGTIAPIAIGFVVGANILAAGPFSGGSMNPARSFGPAVVNGNFADNWIYWVGPLIGGGLAGLIYGDIFIGSYAPAPSTETYP from the exons ATGGTGAAGATAACTTTTGGTACATTTGACGACTCTTTTAGCATTGCTTCCATTAAGGCATATCTCTCAGAGTTCATTGCCACTCTGATTTTTGTGTTTGCGGGAGTTGGATCAGCCATTGCTTACA ATGAGCTTACATCAGATGCAGCCTTGGATCCAGCAGGTTTAGTGGCAGTAGCTGTGGCTCATGGATTTGCACTATTTGTTGGTGTCGCCATCGCGGCCAACATCTCAGGTGGACATTTGAACCCCGCTGTCACTTTTGGATTAGCTATTGGAGGCAACATCACCATCCTAACTGGTTTCTTCTATTGGATTGCCCAATTGCTTGGTTCAATTGTTGCATCTCTCCTCCTCAGCTATGTCACCTCTAAG AGTGTTCCAACCCATGGAGTGGCTGCTGGATTGAACCCTATTGCAGGATTAGTGTTTGAGATTGTTATAACATTTGGGTTGGTTTACACTGTTTATGCCACAGCAGCTGACCCTAAAAAGGGTTCATTGGGTACCATTGCACCTATTGCTATTGGGTTCGTTGTGGGTGCCAACATCTTAGCGGCCGGTCCATTCAGTGGCGGTTCAATGAACCCGGCTCGCTCATTCGGTCCAGCTGTGGTTAATGGAAACTTTGCTGATAACTGGATCTACTGGGTTGGCCCATTGATAGGAGGAGGCTTGGCTGGGTTGATTTATGGTGACATCTTCATTGGTTCATATGCCCCAGCACCATCAACTGAAACATACCCTTAG